The DNA window GCGCGCACGTTGATGAGGCCAGCAATTCCACACATCAGACAAGCTCGCTCTTCTTGACCTTGCCGCTCGCCGTCTTCGGCAGAGCATCCACGAACTCGACGAACTTGGGCACGGCGACCTCATCGAGTTCGGCCCGCACGCGACGCCGGATGTCGTCGGCGCTCACGTCGCCCTCTGCTCCCTTGACCACCGCGACCTTGATCGCCTGACCCAGCACCGGATCCGGCACCCCCACCGCCGCCACCTCGATCACGCCGGCGATCTTGCAGATCACCGACTCCACCTCCAGGGGGCTGACCTTCTCCCCGCGCGTCTTGATGACGTCGTCCTTGCGCGCCACGAAGTACAGGTAGCCGCTCTCGTCGGCCTTGAAGAGATCCCCCGTGTGCAGCACGACCTCGCCCGGGATCGGCCCCGGCTTCAGCGCGCGCGCCGTGGCCTCCGGGTTGCGCCAGTAGCCGCGCATCACGTTCGGACCGCGCACCACGAGCTCTCCCGTCTCTCCGGGCGCGGCGTGGGTCCCGTCCTCACGCTCGATCCACAGCTCCTCGTTGGGCATGGCGATCCCGACCGACGCAGGACGATCGAGCGCCACCTCGGGAGGCAGGTAACACACCCGCGTGCACTCGGTCTGCCCGTACATCGCGAAAAAGCGGACCTGCGGCAGAAGCTCCCGCAGCCGCACCACCTGCGCCGCGGGCAGCCCGTAGGCGGCGTTCGTCATGTAGCGGAGGGCGCTGAGATCGGCCTTGGCCATGTTCTTCAGCGAGAGCATGGACGCGAAGATCGTCGGGACCCCTGCGAAGCCGGTGACCCGCTCCTCTGCCATGCGCTGCACGATGGGCCACGGCATCCCGAACCCCTTCTCCAGCACCACCGTCCCGCCGAAGGTGTGGGTCACGAGGAGCTGGAACAGCCCGTAGGTGTGCGACAGCGGCAGGACGCAGAGGGTCACGTCGCTGGCCGAGTGATCGAGGTAGGCGCCGATGGCGGCGGCGCTGTTGCGGAGGTTCTGGTGCGTGAGCATCACCCCCTTGGGCTCGCCGGTGGAGCCGCTCGTCCAGCAGAGCGTGGCGAGATCCAGCTCGATGGCGCGTCGCTCGGGGGCGTGCGCTCCCGCGTTCGACAGCGCCTCGCCGAGATCCAGTCCGCCGACGAACGCAGGCCCCGGCGCACCGGGCGCGCTCGCCGCCGCCGGACCACCCCCTGCGGCTGGCACCGCTGGAGCGGGGGGCGTGGGACCCTGGAGGAAGACCGCTGCGGGCCGCGCGGCCTGCGGCAGGCCGTCGAGGGAAGCCAGGCACTCCTGCATGCTCCGGGCGATGATCAAGGCGCGCGCCTCCGCCAGCGCCAGCACCTGGCCGAGGCGCCGCGGGCGCGTGTTCGTCGGCAGCAGGGAAGGGACCCCGTCGGCGCGGATCGCCCCGTAGTAGCTGACGACCGCGTCGACGCCGTTGTCGAGCGCCACCACGACCCGCTCGCCACGGACGACACCCACCTCGCGCAGCGCCGACGCGCAGCGATCGACGAGCGCGTTCAGCTCACCGTACGAGATCCGGCGCCCCTCGGAGACGAGCGCCAGCCGGTCCGGCGTGGACTCCGCGAACGCGCGGAGCGCATGATCGATGAGGAAGCGATCCGACAGCGGATCGCGGATGGCGGTGTGCACGGCGTTCCCCTCGGGCTCCTCGAGAACGGGGCGGAGCCAGTGCCCGCGGCGCCCACGCTCCGGGATCGTGGCCCGGTGGGGCGCCTCTAGTTGCTCTTCTTCCGCTCGACGTAGGAGATGAGTCGGGCGATGGAGCCGAAATTCTCCGGTACCATTTCTTCGTCGTCGACCTGGATCCCGAGGTCCGACTCGAAGAACTGGACGATCTCCAGTACGGCCGTCGAGTCGAGGATGCCCTGGTCGAGGAGAGGAACCTCTGCTCCGAGATCTGCGGTGGCTCCGCGATATCCGAACGAGGAGACGAGGAAGTTTCGGATCGTGGTTTCAGTGCTCGCGGTGCTCATAAAATTCAGCAGTTATGTTTATCACTTCGTGGCTTTGTGTGTCGAGCGCTCATGGCCGCGCAGCGCGCCGTGAGACGCGGTGAACGCTGCGTGGCGGAGACGGTCACGCGAGCGAACCGGAGAACGCACGCGCGACCGTCGACGTCATCCCGTCGTGGTCATCCCTTGACGGGATCTTGCACGAGGTACGGCCGCGCATGCAGGTACTCGGACACGCGGCGCTTGGCCTCGATGTCCTTGTAGACACGCTCCACCTGCTCGGGCGTGATGCCCACCGCAGGCGCCGTCTCCGCCGCAGGGATGCCGTGGTTGTGCGCGTAGAGGCACAGATCCATCTTGTCGTGCGGGAGCGAGAAGTAGAACTCGTCCTGGCCCTGGGGCAGCGAGAAGGTGTCGGTCGTCGGAGGACGACGTCGGATCTCCTCGGGCACCCCGATGTACTCGGCGAGCGCGTAGACCTGCGTCTTGTAGAGGTGCGCGATCGGCTTGAAATCGGCCGCGCCGTCGCCCTGCTTCACGAAGAAGCCCTGATCGTACTCGAGCAGGTTCGGCGTGCCCGCCACGGCGTAGTTGAGCCGGTCGCCGTGGTAGTACTCCATCATCTTGCGGCAGCGCTGCTTGAAGTTCGTCGCCGCGACGAGCTGCAGGTAAGCCTTGAGCGGCAGCCGCCGCGTCCTGGGCTCCTCGCCGGGCGGCTGCACCGTCAGCTGCGAGACGTTGAGCCGATCGCCTTCCAGGATGGAGGGGAGGGTGATCTTGAAGCGCCACCCCTCGACGTACTCCGGGAAGACCATCCGGATGGCGTCGTCCTGGCGGGCATAGCAGCCGAAGCCGGCGAGCGCCGGGCGGATGCTCTCGACCACTGCCTCGATCCCGAGCTGATCCGCGAGCGTCCTGCCGAGCCGCAGGGCGTCGTCGGAGGTGTCGCGCTCGGGCATGAAGAGGCCGACCACCTTGTCCTTGCCCAGCGCGCGGGCGCAGAGGGTGACGACCACCGAGCTGTCGATCCCGCCGGAGATACCGACCACGGCGCCCCGACGACGGAGCTTCCCGAACACCTGATCCCGGATGGCTTGCTCGATCTCACTCGCCACGGCCGGGGCATCGATCTTGAGGACGTCTCGCGAAAACATGAATGCCTCTACCTCTTCAGCAATCGAGGGAGCCTATCGGAAACCCGGGCGACTGTGAAACCCTCCCGAGCGCTCTCGTGACGCGAGCGCGTCGGCATCGAAGCGCGACGACGCGCGAGCGCGCCCGAGGGCCTGTCTGGACGGTGCCCGGGCGGTCGGGCACCGTCTGCGACGTGCAAGCCAGGCCCCTTCCCGTGGGCACGCGGTCCGGGTTGGCCCCACTTGGGGACCGGTCAGGCACGTGGTAGCCCTGCCGCCGCGTATGGAAGTGATCCTGGATCCGGCAGCGATCGGGCGTGGCCTCCGGCGCGTCGCCGGAGAGATCGCAGAGCGGGGCCGCGGGGTGGACGATCTCGCGCTCATCGGCATCCGGCGAGGCGGCGTGCCGCTGTCGCATCGGCTCGCCGCGTTGCTCCTCGAGATCGAGGGGCACGCTCCGCCCGTCGGCGCGGTGGACATCACCCTCTACCGGGACGACGCCGCCACGGCCCTCCCGAACCCGCGGATTGGCCCGAGCCACATCCCGTTCCCCGTCGACGGGCGGCGCATCCTCCTCATCGACGATGTCGTCTACACCGGGCGCACCATCCGCGCCGCGCTCGACGCCGTGCTCGACTACGGGCGGCCGCGGCGCATCGAGCTGCTGGCGCTCGTGGACCGGGGAGGGCGGGAGCTGCCCATCCACCCGGATTACGTCGTCCGGAGCGTCGAGGTCGCGAGCGAGCGCAGGGTCGAGGTGATCGAGCGCGACGGTGAGCTGTGGTCGGTGATCTCCCCCGCCGACGGCCCGGCCACGGTGGGCTCATGAAGCGGATCTTCCCGCACCGCCACCTGCTCGGGATCGAGGGGCTGACGCGCGACCAGATCCTCGCCTTGCTCGACGCGGCCGAGTCGTTCTTCGACGTCTCGCGCCGGAGCGTCCGCAAGGTGCCGACGCTGCGCGGCAAGACGATCATCAACCTCTTCTACGAAGCATCGACGCGCACCCGCACCTCGTTCGAGCTGGCGGGCAAGCGGCTGAGCGCCGACGTCATCAACATCAGCGCCTCCACGTCGAGCACGGTGAAGGGCGAGAGCCTGCTGGACACGGTGCAGAACCTGCAGTCGATGCAGCCCGACGTGCTGGTGATCCGGCACAGCGCCTCGGGGGCGCCGCATCACGTCGCGGCGCGCATTCGTGCCGCGGTGGTGAACGCCGGTGATGGGACGCACGAGCACCCGACGCAGGCGCTGCTCGACGCATTCACCATCCGGCGCAAGAAGGGGGCGTTCGAGGGGCTCACCGTCGCCATCTGCGGCGACGTCCTCCACAGCCGGGTGGCGCGCTCCAACGTGCGGTTGCTCAACGCGCTCGGTGCCCGGGTGCGACTCGCCGGTCCCCGCACGCTCCTGCCGCCGGCGGCCGAGTCGCTCGGTGCGGAGGTCTACCCTCGTCTGGAGCCCGCGCTGGAGGGGGCCGACGTGGTGATGATGCTCCGTGTCCAGCGCGAGCGCTTGCAGGGCGCCTTCCTGCCCACCAGCCGTGAGTACAGCAGGGCCTTCGGCCTGAACGCCGCGCGGCTCTCGCTGGCGAAACCGGATGCGCTCGTGATGCACCCGGGGCCCATGAACCGGGGCGTGGAGATCGATCCCGCGGTGGCCGACGGTCCCCAGAGCGTGATCCTCGACCAGGTCGAGGCCGGGGTCGCCGTGCGGATGGCCGTGCTCTGGGTGCTCGCTGCCGAGTCGAACGAGCCTCCGCCCGCTGCTGGCTGACGCGCGTGCACCGTCGTGCCGTGAGGAGCAGCGCGCCGAGCCCGTGGTGGCGAGGGCACGAGCGAATCCCGGCGCGTGGGGTACGTATGCCCTGAGTGGATGTGAAGAGGGCGTCGAGGTGAACCAGGTGTCGGAGACGGTGTCATTCGGCGGGTTGCCCTCGTGACCTGGTGACGGAGGCGAGCGCCAGGGGTGGGGTCTGCCCCGGGACCAGGTGACGGCGCTCGTGGACGAGCCCCGGTCTCACGAAACACGTTCGCAGAAGCAGGGACCACCACCCCTTCGACCAGGAGCGGCGCCGGGAGCCGAGCGCAAGAGCTTCGCTGCGATCAGGCCATGACGGCGTCGCTGGCCGATGTGACCAGGGGGCACGAGCAACCGGAGGGCATCGTGGGAGCTCCGTGGGGTGGCGCTCGAAACATGGTCGCGTCGGCGGCTGACACGACCATGTTTCGAGCGTGACCAGGTCGCGTCGGCCGCCGACGCGACCATGTTTCGAGCGTGACCAGGTCGCGTCGGCCGCCGATGCGACCTGGTCACGCTGCAAAAAGGGGCCACCGCCTCTGTGCGCGCAAAAATATGTTTGAGATCATGTGGTTCCAGCGGTCATCGGCGGTGCATCGCTCGTCCCGTGAGCAAGCCTGGACGGATTTTTGGAACCTGGTGCGCCAGCTCTGGTGCGCCAGCTTGCTGCTTGCTTCGTCTGTCTCACGGATTGGATGTGGGCTTCTTCACGCTTTTCGGCCTGGCGTCGCTGCGTGGAGGAGAGCGGGTGCCGCTCGTCGGAGAGGTGGGGCGGCACACTGTCAGTCGGGCTGGTGCAGGACGCGCTGGGTCCGTTCGAGGAAGTAGTACCGCTCGAAGCCGGCGCGCTGGAACGTGAGCGCGCCAAAGGCGTTGATGGCGATGGCCACGATCCCGAGCGCGTAGAACGGGGCGCGCAGGCGCCGTCCACTCGCCGCGATCATGGCGAACAGGAAGGGGGCGTAGTCGTTCGAGAACCGGTAGCCGAACTGGACCCAGCCGCTGTTGTGGTAGAGCAGGTCGAGCAGCGCCAGGGGGCCTGCCGTCGCGGCGAGCGCCCAGAAGAGGGATGACGTGCGTCGCGGCCAGAGGGCCCAGGCGTAGAGGGGCGTCGTCACCCAGAGCGCGAGGCCGTGCACGTTGATCTGGAACGGTACGCCGTCCACGCCGGTGTAGGGCAGCGACGTGAGCATCACCGCAAGGTTCCGCGGCAGGTAGTGGTACGAGAACAGGCCCCAGCGCTCGACGCGCGGGCGCCACGCCGTGACGAGGTGGGTGTGCCCGAACTCCATCGGGTCGCCGAAGCGGGCGTGGTTGTGCCAGAGCAGGAGGGCGAGGATCGCGACGCAGGGCGCAGCGAAGAGTCCGAGCTTCGTGGTGCGGGTGACGAGGTCGCCGCGATCCCGGCTGACGCGGTGGAATTCCCAGAGGAAGAACGGCAGCGCGAAGCCGAGCGGGGTGCGCGTGGCGAAGCCGAGGCCGAGCGCGAGGCCGGCGAGCACCGGGTGGGCGGCGTCGATCGCGCCATAGAGATACACGCAGGCGAGGAGCGCGCCGACCACGTGCGCGGCGAACCAGACCGTGCCCTGCACGGCGGTGAACCAGTAGACGCTGCCCAGCGCGAAGAAGATCGAGAGCGCGGCGTTCTCCACCTGGGTGCGGCGGGTGCGGGGCGCAAGCTTCTCGAGCGCGAGGAAGAGCACCGCGGGGGTGAGGCCGGCGAGGACGATGAAGAACCGACCATCCTTCACCAGCTCGGCGCTGCCAGCGAGCTTCACCAGGGGGACGAGGAGGACGGCGGGGAAGGGGGGGAAGCTGATGAAGTACTTGCCGTCGAAGACTGCAAAATCGTTGTGCCCCGTGTAGGCCGGGGGCTCGCTGCCGAGATCGAGGCGGCCCTCCAGCCAGCTCTGCGCGAGGAGGGCGAAGTGGTTGAAGGGGGTGTGCGCCGTGAGCTTCGCCTGATCGGCCGACAGAAAGAACACGAGCGCCGTCAGCCCGTAGAGGGCCGCTGCGGCGACCCAGCGCCATCGAGCGCGCTCGTCCGGAAGAGGCGTGCTGCGCGCGGACGTGGGCGCTTCGGGCGTGGCGACCTGGCGCTTGCCTGTCATCGGGACGGGGACGCTACCACGCGCAGCGAGCACGACTGGCGTGTCCGGCGCGTCGGCGTGCCGCCGTACCACCGCGCCGGCGTGCCGCTGTGCCGCCATGCCGGATAGAGAAGAAGCGGCGAGAGATGCACCTCGGCGGCTCTCTGACGCTTGCGAGCCGCACCACCTCGCGCTAGGCAGTCCTTTCGCATCTCCTGAACTGTGCAGGCGGCGTTTGCCGTCGCGCTTCCCAGGAGGCCCGTCACCATGCCTCTCCTCTCCTACGTAGCCAACGACATCGACATCACCGGCACGCCGGTGGACGCCACCCTCCCGGAGAGCTGGCTGACCAGCGAGCTTTCGGAGGCCGAGGCGATCGCACTCGGTCCCGGCACCATCAAGGGCCGCCTCTCGCGGTCGGGCCCCACGGAGATCGTCGTTCGTGGACGGGTCGGGGCGCGCGTCACCGTCCCTTGCGCGCGGTGCCTCGGCCCCGCCCAGGTGTCCGTGGACGCGGAGATGGCGCTCCTGCTCCTCCCCGCGAAGGCCGCGCGTCACGCCGAGGGGGCGAACGGTAAGTCCTCGAAGTCGAAGGGAAGCGCGGATCGTGAGCCCGAGTACGAGTTCTCGTCCGAAGAAGCGGACCAGGACGTGTACGACGGCGAGATCGTGGTCCTCGATGGGTTCGTCCGGGAAGCAATCCTGCTCGAACTGCCAAGCTTCCCCTTGTGCTCCGAGGCATGTCCGGGTATCGGTGCCGCCGTGCTGGGGTCTGCGGAGGAGGACGCTCCTTCGTCCCCACCGGAGCAGCCCGCCGAAGAGCGTCCGGCGTCGATCGCCGACCTCCGAGACAGGTTTGCTCAGCGCTCCGGTCGCATCCCTGGTCCTCCCGCCCTGAATGGGGCGAACGGTTCCGCGGGCCACGCGGCCTCGCTGAGCAACGAGACACTGAAGAAGAAGAGCAAGAAGGAGTAGCCCCGTGGCTGTCCCGAAGAGGAAGAAGACCCCCCCGAAGCGCGACATGCGGCGCGCCCAACACGACAAGGTGACCCCCGTGCAGGTGATCTCCTGCGAGAACTGTGGGGAAGCCCGGCTGCCGCACCGCGCTTGCGGTTCCTGCGGTCACTACAAAGGTCGCAAGGCTGCTCCTACCGGCAGCGAGAACAGCGGTAGCTAGCCACCGCTCCCTGCTTCAGCGTTCATGAGCAACCCAGCGCCGATGCCCCGGAGCCGGATCCTCGGGACCGGCCACTACGCACCGGCGCGGGTGCTCTCGAACTCCGACCTCGAAAAAATCGTCGATACATCCGACGCCTGGATCTCCGAGCGAACGGGGATCCGGAGGCGGCATGTGGCCGCCGACGGCGAGACGACCAGTGACATGGCCGCCGCTGCGGCTCGGCGTGCGCTGGAAGCCGCAGGGCTGAGCGTCGCCGACGTCGATCTGATCATCGTCGGGACGATCAGCGGCGACACGCCCGTGCCGTCGTGCGCGGTGAACGTCCAGCAGAAGCTCGGCGCCGAGGAGATCCCGGCGTTCGACATCTCCGCGGCGTGCGCCGGGTTCCTCTACGGGATCACCATCGCCGATCAGTTCATCGCCACGGGGGCTGCGAACTGCGTCCTCGTGATCGGGGTCGAGCTCCTGTCGCGCATCCTCAACTGGGAGGATCGCACCACGTGCGTGCTTTTCGGCGACGGTGCGGGGGCGGTCGTGCTGGGGCCAGCGCGCGGGGACGGACGCGGGATCCTGTCGACCTGCATCTTCTCCGACGGTGCGCTGGCGTCGTCGCTCATCGTGCCAGCCGGCGGGACGGCGGAGCCCGTCACGGACGAGGGCCTCGAGCGGAAGCGCAACAAGGTCCACATGGTGGGCCAGGACATCTTCCGGGTCGCCATCAAGAACCTGACGAGCGCCTCGACGCACGCGCTGAAGGCCTCCGGGCTGACGAGCGCAGAACTCGACTGGGTCGTCGCGCACCAGGCGAACCTGCGGATCATCACCCAGGTGTCGTCACGGCTCGGCTTCCCGCTCGAAAAGTTCGTGATCAACATCGCGGAGTACGGCAACACCTCCAGCGCCTCGATCCCGATCGCGCTCGACGAAGCGGTGCGCGATGGGCGCATCCAGCCGGGCCAGAGCGTCTTGCTGTGCGCGCTGGGAGCCGGCATTTCGTGGGGTGCGGCGCTCGTCCGGATGTGAGCTGCGCGCGGATGTGAGCTGCGCGCGCACCTGAAGCAGCTTTCTGGCGCAAGGTGCCTACGCAGGGCGACCATGCCGTGCTAAGCGCCGCCCTCGTGAAGGTTGCATGGCTCTTTCCTGGGCAGGGCGCGCAAGAGGTCGGCATGGGCAAGGCCCTCGCGGAGTCGTCCGAAGCGGCCCGCGACGTCTTTCGACAGGCCGATGCCGCGCTGGGAGAGCCTCTCTCCAGGCTCTGCTTCGAAGGGCCGATCGAGGAGCTGACGCTCACCCGGAACACGCAGCCTGCCCTCGTGGCGGCGAGCTGCGCGACGCTCGCTGCGCTGCGTGAGCGCTACCCCGAGCTGGGGGTGCCCGTCTTCGCCGCGGGTCACTCGCTCGGCGAGTACAGCGCGCTCGTGGCGGCGGGGGCGCTCTCGCTGGAGGACGCCGTGCGGCTCTGCCGCCTGCGGGGCGAGGCGATGCAGGAGGCCGTGCCGGCGGGGCAGGGGGGCATGGCGGCGGTGATGGGGGTCGACGCCCCGACGCTGAAGGCCCTCTGCGAGGAGGCAGCGCAAGGGGAGATCGTGTCCGCCGCGAACTACAACGGTCCCGGGCAGACGGTGATCGCGGGGCACGCGAGCGCGGTCTCGCGCGTGGGGGAGCTCGTCGCGAAGCACGGGGGGAAGATGGTCGTGCTCAAGGTGAGCGCGCCTTTCCACTGCGCGCTCATGCGCCCTGCGGCCGAGCGTCTCGATGCGGCGCTGGCCGAGACCCGATTCGGAGCGCTCGCGTTCCCGGTGATCGCCAACGTGAGCGGCGAGCCGAACGGGGATCCGGGAGAGGTGCGGTCGCTGCTCGTCGAGCAGGTGGCGAGCCCGGTGCAGTGGCTGCGCACCATCGAGCGCATGGTCGACGAAGGTGTCACCCACGCGCTGGAGATCGGACCCGGCAAGGTGCTCGCGGGTCTCGTGAAGCGCATCTCCAAGCAGATCAAGGTGCTCGGCGTGAACGATCCCGCGACCGTCGAGAGCGTGGCGTCGTTCCTCGCGTGAGCGAGGGCGGTACAGGTCAAGCAGCGGAGGCTCGGGTTCGATGTTCCAGTTGACGGATAAAGTAGCGATCGTGACGGGTGGGTCTCGCGGTCTCGGCCGCGCTGCTGCCGAGGCCCTCGCGGCGCAAGGCGCGCACGTGGTGGTCACCTACGTCCGCGGTGAGGCCGAGGCGAAGGCCGTGGTGGACGGCATCACGGCGAAGGGGGGGAAGGCGGAGGCCATCGGCTTCGACGTCGCCGACATGGCGGCGTCCGAGGCGGCGATCGCCGAGGCGTCGAAGCGCCTGGGGCGGCTCGACATCCTCGTGGCGAATGCGGGCATCTCCATCGACAACCTGCTCCTCCGCGTGAAGGAGGAAGAACTCGACCGGCTCTTCGCGGTGAACGTCAAGGGCACGATCGCGTGCGCGCGTGCCGCGATCAAGGTGATGATGCGTGCGCGCACGGGCCGCGTGGTGTTGCTCTCGAGCGTGGTCGGCGAGATGGGCAACGTCGGGCAGACGGCGTATGCCGCGACGAAGGCGGCGCTGCTCGGCGTGACCAAGTCGCTCGCCCGCGAGTACGCATCTCGTGGGATCACGGTGAATGCCGTCGCGCCCGGGTTCATCGAGTCGGACATGACGGCCACGATCAACGCGGAGATGAAGGAGACCCTGCTGAAGGGCGTCCCGCTCGGGCGCATCGGGCGTGCCGAAGAGGTCGCCGCGGCCGTGGCGTTCCTCTGCTCCGACGAGGCCAGCTACGTCACCGGCCAGACGCTCCGCGTCAACGGCGGCATGTACGTCTAGGCACGTCGACGAGGGGTCGGACGAGGCATGGAGACGCCGTGTCAGCCGAGGCGTGTAGACGAGGTGTCGGCCGAGGCGTGTAGCCGAGGTGTCACCGGTGTTGCGCGTCATCGAAAAAGGGACGCGGCGGGATTTCTGTGGTGCAGTGAAGTCAACGATGGGCTAGTAGGGGCCGCGAACGAGTAGCACTGCCTCCTCGAATCGACGGGGTGGCGGCCTTCGTTTGATTGTACGGCGTGGCCCCTGGATGTAGACGGGAGCCCGGTTTTTGCTGGAGAGGAAGCCATGGCGGAAGGGCGCGACATCACGGCCGAGGTCAAGCGGATCATCAAGGAGCAACTCGACGTCGACGAGAAGGACATCAAGCCTGAAGCGACGTTCATCGAGGATCTGGGCGCCGATTCGCTGGGCCTGGTCGAGCTGGTGCTAGCCTTCGAGGAAGCGTTCGAGATCGACATCTCGGACGAAGACACGGAGAAGATCCGGACGGTCCAGGACGCCATCGACTACATCGAGCAGCACACGAAGAAGTAATCATGCCGGACGGGGCCCGCGGAGCCGGCGCCCTGACCTCATGCTCGGCCCGCGCCGCCCGGCCCATCGCTGGGAATATTCATGGAACGCGTAGTCATCACCGGCATCGGGCTGGTCACTCCCAACGGAATCGGAACTCAGGAGACCTGGCGGTCGGTCCTCGCGGGTGAGTCCGGCATCGGTCCGATCACCCTCTTCGACCCCGCCCCCTTTCCCACCCGCTTCGCAGGCGAGGTGAAGGGGTTCTCGGCCGAGCAGTGGATGCCGAAGAAAAAGGTGCGGGAGATGGGCCGGTTCGCCCACCTCTCGCTGGCGGCGGCGCAGCTCTGCATCAAGGACGCGGCCATCGAGCTGACCGACGAGGATCGGGAGCAGTGCGGCACGCTGATCGGCGTGGGGCTGGGTGGGCTGGAGTATCTCTACCAGCACTCGCTCACCCTCCACGAGCGGGGTCCCTCCAAGGTCAGCCCGTACTTCATCCCGACGGTGATCGCGAACCTCGCGGCCGGGCAGGTGGCGATCTCGCTGAACCTCCGCGGCGTGAGCTACTGCAACACGAGCGCATGCTCCTCCAGCGCGCACTCCCTCGGTGAGGCCTTCGAGTGGATCCGCCGAGGTCGCTCCTCGATCATGCTCGCGGGCGGAGCGGAGTCGACGGTGACGGGGCTCGGCGTCGGCGGCTTCAGCGCGATGTTCGCGCTCTCCAGGAGGAACGACGAGCCGCATCGCGCGAGCCGCCCCTGGGATCGCGGGCGCGACGGCTTCGTCATGAGCGAGGGGGCGGGGTGCCTGCTCCTCGAGTCGCTCACCCATGCGCGTGCGCGTGGGGCGACGATCTACGGCGAACTCGTCGGGTACGGGGCGTCGTGCGACGCCTACCACATCACCAAGCCGTCACCGGACGGTGAGGGCGCGCAGCGCGCGATGAAGATGGCGCTCGACGACGCGCGGCTCGCTCCGGACGCGATCGACTACATCAACGCGCACGGGACCTCGACGCCTCAGGGAGACATCGAGGAAGCCCGGGCGATCATCGGCCTCTTCGGCGAACGGGCGCTCTCGAAGCAGCTCCTGGTGAGTTCCACCAAGTCGTCGATGGGCCACCTGCTCGGCGCTGCCGGAGCCGTGGAGCTGGCGCTCTCGGCGCTCGCGCTCCGTGACGGCATGGTGCCCCCCACCATCAACCTGGAAGACCAGGACCCGAACTGCCCCCTCGACTTCGTGCCTCTCACGGCGCGAGAGCGTCCTCTCCGCCACGTGATGAGCAACGCTTTCGGGTTCGGCGGGACCAACGTGTCGCTGGTCCTCTCCCGCTTCGAGGCGTGAGCAGCCCATGAAGTGCCCCTTTTGCGGCCATCTCGAAGATCGGGTGATCGACTCCCGGGCCGGTGGCTCGGGCGAGGTCATCCGGCGTCGACGGGAGTGTGCGGCCTGCGAGCGGCGCTTCACCACCTACGAGCGCGTCGAAGACATCCTCCCCACGGTGGTCAAGAAAGACGGCCGCCGTGAGCCTTTCGACCGCCAGAAGCTGGGGCGCGGACTCCGGATCGCCTGCAACAAGAGGCCGGTCTCCACGGAGCAGCTGGATTCCATGGTCGACGCCATCGAGCGAGAGGCCCAGGAGTCCGAGCGCCGGGAGATCTCCTCCGCGGAGCTCGGGGATCGGGTCATGCGCCACCT is part of the Chondromyces crocatus genome and encodes:
- the fabD gene encoding ACP S-malonyltransferase — translated: MKVAWLFPGQGAQEVGMGKALAESSEAARDVFRQADAALGEPLSRLCFEGPIEELTLTRNTQPALVAASCATLAALRERYPELGVPVFAAGHSLGEYSALVAAGALSLEDAVRLCRLRGEAMQEAVPAGQGGMAAVMGVDAPTLKALCEEAAQGEIVSAANYNGPGQTVIAGHASAVSRVGELVAKHGGKMVVLKVSAPFHCALMRPAAERLDAALAETRFGALAFPVIANVSGEPNGDPGEVRSLLVEQVASPVQWLRTIERMVDEGVTHALEIGPGKVLAGLVKRISKQIKVLGVNDPATVESVASFLA
- the nrdR gene encoding transcriptional regulator NrdR, producing MKCPFCGHLEDRVIDSRAGGSGEVIRRRRECAACERRFTTYERVEDILPTVVKKDGRREPFDRQKLGRGLRIACNKRPVSTEQLDSMVDAIEREAQESERREISSAELGDRVMRHLRDLDEVAYVRFASVYRSFRDIDQFMAKLGKLVKAKAP
- the acpP gene encoding acyl carrier protein; this encodes MAEGRDITAEVKRIIKEQLDVDEKDIKPEATFIEDLGADSLGLVELVLAFEEAFEIDISDEDTEKIRTVQDAIDYIEQHTKK
- a CDS encoding 3-oxoacyl-ACP reductase family protein; this encodes MFQLTDKVAIVTGGSRGLGRAAAEALAAQGAHVVVTYVRGEAEAKAVVDGITAKGGKAEAIGFDVADMAASEAAIAEASKRLGRLDILVANAGISIDNLLLRVKEEELDRLFAVNVKGTIACARAAIKVMMRARTGRVVLLSSVVGEMGNVGQTAYAATKAALLGVTKSLAREYASRGITVNAVAPGFIESDMTATINAEMKETLLKGVPLGRIGRAEEVAAAVAFLCSDEASYVTGQTLRVNGGMYV
- the fabF gene encoding beta-ketoacyl-ACP synthase II, producing MERVVITGIGLVTPNGIGTQETWRSVLAGESGIGPITLFDPAPFPTRFAGEVKGFSAEQWMPKKKVREMGRFAHLSLAAAQLCIKDAAIELTDEDREQCGTLIGVGLGGLEYLYQHSLTLHERGPSKVSPYFIPTVIANLAAGQVAISLNLRGVSYCNTSACSSSAHSLGEAFEWIRRGRSSIMLAGGAESTVTGLGVGGFSAMFALSRRNDEPHRASRPWDRGRDGFVMSEGAGCLLLESLTHARARGATIYGELVGYGASCDAYHITKPSPDGEGAQRAMKMALDDARLAPDAIDYINAHGTSTPQGDIEEARAIIGLFGERALSKQLLVSSTKSSMGHLLGAAGAVELALSALALRDGMVPPTINLEDQDPNCPLDFVPLTARERPLRHVMSNAFGFGGTNVSLVLSRFEA